The Rubricoccus marinus nucleotide sequence TCCGTAATCGTGCCGCTCATCGCGGCACTCGTGGTACCCTGCGCGAAGGCGGGGCCGCTGGCGAAGGCGAGCAACGCCACAAGGGCGAGGAGCCAACGCTGGGTAGCGTGAAACATGGGAGGGTAGGGTAGGTGGAGTCCTATGGAGAAGCTGCGCGGCCGAGGAGGTCCCAGACGCGGAAGTTGGGCCGAAGCTAGGCGTCCTGATTGGGCGCTTCGTGAAGCCGAAAGGGAGTCACATTTGGTTCATCTAGGGGACGCCCTGATGCCCCGCCAGAGGGGAGCGTCGCCTCTGGCGAACCAGGATTTCATGCAATAGCTGTCCGTAACGAGCGCTCGCCCACCCGCCCCAAAACAGAGCGAGGGCGGCCCTCTCGGACCGCCCTCGCGACGTCGACAAGCCTCTGGCGCCAGAGGCTACTCGAAGTCCGTGTTCAGGCGGAAGCGGCTGATCCGGTTGTTGCCCGTGTCTGCCACGTACACGATCCGGTTGTAGTACGCCACGCCCTGCGGGTTGGAGAACTGGAGCGGGCCGCTGCCCGTGCCGCCGAACGAGACGCGGACCGGGAGCGAGGAGTCCGCGCCCGGTGGCGGCGCCACGCCCTCGATGCCCGCCTGGTTGAACACGAACAGGCTGTCCTTGCCCGCGTCCAGCACGAAGAGGTAGCCCGTCTGGTCGGCGGCGTAGCCGAGCGAGGAGACGCGGGAGAACTGCCCAGCCTCGAAAAGCGCGCCGTCACCGGCGTCCGGGTTGCCCGCCGCGCCGAGGCGCTGGCTATCCACGCGGTACTCGATGCCGTCGGTCGTCTCCACGACCTTGACCGAGACGACGCCGTAGGTCGGCGAGGCGAAGGCCTCTGGCGGGGACTGGGCGATCAGGAAGTCCGGGTTGAGCGAGACGCTCGCGCGTTGCGGCGGGCCCACAAACGTGAGCACGTCGGACGGGTAGTAGGCGCTCAGCAGGCTCGGGCGGTCCGGCGAGAGCGCGCGGATGTACTGCACGTAGTCGCCAGAGGCCGTGTACTGCAGGAAAGCGTTGAACGGGCTGAACGTCTGGCTCGGGCGGCCTGTGGCCGTGGTGTTGACCGGACCGCTGCGCGTGATGTACACGCTGTTGTCCGCCAGAGGCGAGACGCCCGTAAACACGGCGTCCTCGTCGCTCGTGCCGCCGGCGTAGGTGTCGGGAAGCTCGAAGCGAGTGAGGCGGCGGCTGCCGTCATCGAACGGGTGCCAGAGGATGTCCACCACGCGTGGCGCGCCGACCGTCAGGCCGCGGATGCGGTACACGACGGCGAGATCGCACTGCTCGGGGTTGCCTCCAGAGGGGCAGTCCGCGCCCGCCACGGTCGTATCGCGCCGGGCGGCGACGTAGACGTCCAGGCGGCGGTCCTGCGTCACGGCCGTGATGTCGCGCAGCGGCTGGCCCAGCACTTCGGTCAGCAACTCGCGCGGGCGTCCGGCGAGGTCCAGCACGTGGAGGCCCTTGGCGTCGGCGACGTAGACGAACTCGTCGTAGCCGACGTAGACATCCACGGGGCGGTCAAAGGCGCCGTCCAGTCCCTGGGAGTAGGAGGGGTTGAGCGGGACGTAGCCCACGTCGTCCGCGAGCGTCGGATCGGTCTGACCCTGCTCGAAGATCTCCTCGGTCGTGCTGTCGCCCTTCGAGCCGAAAAGGGCGTCGCAGCCCTGGAGGATGGGGGCAGCGGCCAGTAGGCAGTAGCAGAAAAGGCGCGGGACTGTCATCGTAGAGGGGTGTGGCCGGTTACGCCAGAAGCGAGCAGACGGTAGGGGCGTATTGCATACGCCTACTTTCGGAGAGGGAGGCCTCTGGCGCCAGAGGCAGAATCGCGAGAGCAGAAAAGCGCCACCAGAGGCGGAAATCGGAGCGGCCTCTGGCGCCGGGTCTAGCCCCCGCTGGCCACTCCCTACTGGCCCTAAAACGAAGCGGTGACGCCGATGCGGTGCGTGGAGCCGAGGCGGTCGAGCTGGGTGTAGCCGTAGTCGGCGTGGACCTCGCGGTCGCCCAAGCCGGGCACGTTGATGCCGAAGCCGAAGGAGGGCAGGTTGGCTTCGTCGGCGCCGAAGGCGTAGCCGGTGCGCAGCGCCAGGAGCCCGCCGAAGACGTACTCCGCGCCGAGGTTGAACTGCTCGGCGTTGTCGTTGGGGTTGGTGAGCTGGCCCGAGACCGTCAGCGCGTGGTCCGCGGTGCGCATCACGTCGTAGCTGAGCCCCAGCAGGAAGGTGGTCGGCGGCACGAGGTCCTCGAACTCGTCCTCGATCACCGGGTCGCCTTCGACCGTCGTGCGCGGCAGGTCGCCAGAGGCCACACCGTTGAGGCCGAAGTTGCGGATCGCGATGCCGATGTTGGCGCCGGTGTCGCCCACCTTGTACGCCACGCCGAGGTCGACGAGGCCGGCGGTCATCGCCACGTCGGCGGCGCTCTCGCGGACGACCTTGGCCGTTACGCCGTAGGAGAACAGGTCCGTGAGCGCCTGGCTGACGGTCAAACCGCCCACGATGCCGACGTACGAGAACGTCTCGCCGGTTCCAGACGGGCCGGAGAACTCGTCGGTCACGGTCATGTCGCCGGAGTCCAGAGCCTGCACGTGTGCGCCGACGGTAAAGGCGCCCACCTTCTGCGTCAGCGCGGCGTAGCTCATGCTCACGTCGGCGTAGTAGTTCAGCCGCGCGAGCGCGAGCTGCGTGTCGGCGCCTCTGGCGGAGAGCGCCGGGTTCCAGAACAGCGCGCTGGCGTCGTCGGCGGTGGCGACGGCCGTGCCGCCGAGCGCGGCGCCGCGGGGGTCGACCGTGACCTCCAGGAACTGGAAGCCGGAGGTGCCCGCGCGGTCGCTACCGTAGGACGGGAGCAGCTGTGCGCTCGCGCCAGAGGCCACGAGCAGCAGCGCCGCGAGCAGCGCCAGAGGCCGGGAGAGGGAGGGGGAGAATCGGGTCATGGATGCGGGATCCGCAGGCGGAGCGCCAGAGGCCTCTGGCGAGGCCGGTGTGCGCTAGAACTTGTAGCTCAGGCCGAAGACGACGTGCCGGGGCGCGAGGTAGCGGGCGGGGTTGAGCGGCGGGAGGCCGCTCGTGTCGGGGTCCTCGTAGCGCGGGTCGCGGACGGTCCCGGTGACGTCATAGTCCGGGTTGCCACGGAGCGCGGTGAAGTCCGTCGTCTCGTCCACCTCGGGGTAGGCGCGGCCCGTCACGGGGTTGATGATGACGCCGTTCTTCTGGTTGAAGAGGTTCTCCACCTCCAGCGTGAAGACGACGTCGCTGCCGGCGACCGCGAAGCGGCGCTCGGCGCGGAGGTCGAACCACCACCACGGCTTGCCGCTCTCGGAGAAGCGGAGCGCGGGGTCGTCCACGGTCTCGTAGATCGGGCGCCAGTCGCGCTCGCCGGTGAACGGATTGCGCTCGTTGCCGATAAACTCGACGGGCGTGTAGCGCTGCCCGCTGCGGAAGGTGCTCTGGAGGAACAGCTTGGCGCGGTTCAACCCAGGGATCCCGAGCCACGGGCGGTCCTCGTCATGGCTGAGCGTGAGCGAGCCCTTGATGTCCAGCGGGCGGTCCCACGCCAGAGGCGTCTCGAACGTGTTGTCCACGTTGCCTGTCCGGATGAGGTCATCCAGCGCGTCGTTGTTGGTGGAGCTCAGGCCTGTGGCCCGGGAGTAGCTCGCGTTGAGTTGGCCCTGGAACCAAGAGCCGATGCGCTTGATGTAGGACGCCTCGATGCCGCGGACGCGGGCGAAATCACCGTTGACGCGGAGCGCGCGGTTGGTCTCACGGCCCGTCGGGTCGATGATCGTGGCGCGGGCGACGGTGATGAAGTCGTACTTGTCGCGCCAGAAGGCCGTCACGCTCAGCGCGTCGTTCTGCGTGATCTGGTTGCGGATGCCGAGCTCGTAGGCCACGTCCACCTCGGGGTTGAGGTTGGGGTTACCGAGGTCGGAGAAGAAGGAGCGGTCCTGGTAGAACGGGTCCAGGTTGGCGTACACGAACGTCGGGTGCGCCTGCTGCATGGAGTGGCCGTAAGAGAAGAACAGCACCTGGTTCTCACGGACGGGGAAGCTCACCGAGAGCTTGGGCAGGAAGCGGCCCTTCCAGCGCAGCCCGAGCGCGCTCGTGGTCTCGTCCAGGTACGCCTCGCGGAGCGGCGCCGGGATCGTAAAGGCCTCGCTCTCCACGAGGTTGTCCACGTACTCGCCAGCGGCCCACGTTTCGACGCGCGCGCCGAGTGTGGCGATGAGGCCGTTGTAGCGGATCCGGTGCGAGGTGTAGAAGGCGCCCTTGCGCGGCTTCACGCGCCAGATGTCCGCCGACTGGCCCAGGCGGTTGGACTGCGAGACCGTCCCGTCCGGAAGCGTGATCGGCGCGCCGACCCACGGGCGCACGATGTCGATCCACTGGTAGTCGTTGAACGACGCCTCCAGGCCGGCGGTGAACTCGTAGTTGGTGTCCTTGGAGAAGCGGGTGTACTCGCCTCTGGCGGTGATCTGCTCCGCGAAGTGATCGTGCCAGTCCGTAGCGACGCCGCCGTTGTTGAAGAAGCCCGGCCCAGGGAGGACGAACAGCGTCGTATCCGAGGGGAGGCTGCCGAGGTCCGGGTTGCCGAAGATGGTCCCGGGGTAGCCCGGGATGGAGGACGGGTCGAGCTCTGTGTCCACGTTCTCCGGGCGCCAGTCGCGGCCGTTGGCGTCGGCGCGGAGCTGGGTGAACAGGCGCGAGACCTGGATCTCGTAGATGGACTGCGGGGTGTTGGCGTGCGTCCACAGCAGGTAGCTCAGGTTCGAGTTCTGCGTGTACGTGTTCGCGAGGTCCGGCTGCTGCGCGAAGGCGTACTGGAAGCCCGGCGCGACGACCGCGTCGTTGCCGGTCACCTGCAGGCTGCGAGTGTCCTGGTTGATGCCGAGCGAGCGCTGGTAGGAGCCCACGAGCTTCATGCCCGAGCGCGGCAGGAAGACCAGCTTGCCCAGCCCGTTCCAGCGGTTGCTGCGGCGGGGGGCCCAGAAGTCGCTCTGCACGACCGAGGACTCCAACTGGTCCGGCACGAAGCCCTGGAAGCCATCCTGGAAGTTGGACTGGCCGGAGACGAAGAACCGCAGGCGGTCCGGCACGATGGGGCCGGCGACCGAGAGCTCGTAGTTCTCCTCGTTGAAGGTGCTCGCCCAGTCGTCGTTAAAGCCGGCGTTGTCCCGTTGGACCGCGATGCCGACCTCGAACTCGTCCGAACCCTCGCGCGTGCGGACCTGGATCACGCCAGAGGTGGAGCCGCCTACGCTGGCGTCGGAGCCGGTCGTGTTGACCTCCACCTCGCCGAGCGAGTTGGAGCCCAGGTCGAGCCCGAAGCCCGTTCCCGCCAGAGGATCCTTCGCGTTGACGCCGTCCACGACGTAGCCGGTCTCGTTTGCGCGGCCGCCGCGGATGTAGAGGCCCGTCGGGTCCTGAAAGACGCCGGCCTGGTTGCTCACCACGTCCTGCACGTCGCGCACGGGACGCGCGGCGATCTCCTCGGCGCTCACGAAGTAGGCGCTCTGTGCCTGCTCCACGTCGATCAGCGGGCGCTCACCGATCACGACGACCTCTTGGTCGGCGTCCAGCGAGGCCTCCGCAAGCTCGACGTCCAGCCGCGTCGTCTCGCCGTTTCGGACGGAGATGCCGGTGAACTCCAGGGTCTGGTAGCCCACGTACGACACGCGCACGGTGTAGTCGCCCGCGCGGAGGTCCCCGATGGAGAACTCGCCGTCGAGGTCCGTCGCGGCACCGCGCGTGGTGCCGATCACGAGCACGTTGACGCCGATCAGCGTCTCGTCGTTGGACGCGTCGGTAACGGTCCCGGCGAGGGTGCCCTGCGCGGAGGCCTCTGGCGCGAGCGCGAGGAGGAACACCGTGAGGGCAGCGAGGAGGAGCAGGCGCGGAGTCATAGAGCGAGAGACAGAATCTCAGAGCAGAGCCTCTGGCGAGCGCCAGAGGCCAAAACGCTTAACGGGCGGCGAAGGTCGAGCCGGTCGGGAAGTCGAGGCCGTCGAGCAGGACGGCGAGCGCGTCGGCGACGCCCTCGGTCCCGCCCCCGGCGGGCGCGAAGAGCGGGTTCGGGCCGGCGAAAAGCGGGAGAGAGAAGAGGGCCACGCGGCGGTCGGCGCGGATGCTGGCCACGACCTCGCTGCCCTGCCAGACATCGGTGGGGCGGTTGTTCTCGTAGAACGAGATGCGGTAGAGCACCAGGTCGTCCGGCCGCGCCTCGTAGGGGAGCGCGCTGGTGAGCAGCCGCGTGGTCTGAAGCGGCGGGAGCGTGCGGCCCGTGCCCGGGACCTCAACGCCGGGCCGGACGGCGGTCCCGCTGTTGGCGCGGAGCGCGATCACGCCCGGGCGGAATTCGATCAGGTTGCCCAGCGGCAGCACGTCGATCGCCGGGTTGCCCGCGCCGTCGTCGGCGTTCTGCGGGAGCGTAATGGGCGTGTGGACGAGGATCCGGCCGCCGCCGTCGAAGAAGTCGCCGAGGACGGCCGCGGCGCGCGGGAAGTTGTTGCCGGAGACGCGGTTGGTGACGGCGTTGGAGACCCAGTAGATCCGGTTCCAGAGCGCGAGAGTCTCGCGGAGCGTCGGGTCCTGCGTGGCCGGGAGCGCGTCGGAAAACGTGGGGCTGGCGGCGCTCTGGGCGGTCGCGGAGAGGTCCCACTCGTCGTAGTTCGCCGTGCCGTGAATGCCGAGGGCCTCTCGCGCGACGCCGAGCACGGCATCGTCGCCAGCGGCGCGGTAGTCGTTGACGAGCAGCACGTCGCTGGTCACGCGGCGGACGTAGAAGGCGCCGAGCGGGGTGCCGTCGGCGTCCAGGTCGGGGTAGCGCAGCGTGGGGCTCGTGGCGCCGGCCTGGTCCACGGAGCGGATGTACAGCACGTTGTCGCCGTCCAGCCGCAGGCCGGGCAGGACCGTCCCCGTGTTGGAGAAGCCGCGGCCCACGTAGAGGCGCGCGCCGGTCTCGCCAGAGGCGCGCGGGTTCTCCGCAACGAGCGTGAGGAACGTGGCCTCTGGCGCGATGCGCGTAAACGTTCCGTCGGGGTCGTTCAGCGAGAGCTCGATGGCGGCGAGGTTGGCGTCGCCGTCGCGGTCAGCGGCCGCAAAGGAGAACGAGACGACCGGCCAAGTGGAGTCCGGCGGGGCCTCGGCGGCGATCAGCCGGAAGGTGGGGTTGGAGTTGACGATGGGGAAGACCGTGCGCGCAGGCGTCGGGTCTTTGGCCTCGTCGTTGTCGATCGCGCGGACCTCGACGGCCACGTCGGCCTCGGCGGAGCCCAGCGGGATCGGGAGCAGTAGGGTGGAGTCGCGGCGCGCGGTGCGGCCCCAGCCGTCCTCGGGCGCGGGCTCGGGGAGCCCGGCACCGATGGCGTAGGCGCGGACTTCGTAGGCGAGCACGACGCCGTC carries:
- a CDS encoding TonB-dependent receptor → MTPRLLLLAALTVFLLALAPEASAQGTLAGTVTDASNDETLIGVNVLVIGTTRGAATDLDGEFSIGDLRAGDYTVRVSYVGYQTLEFTGISVRNGETTRLDVELAEASLDADQEVVVIGERPLIDVEQAQSAYFVSAEEIAARPVRDVQDVVSNQAGVFQDPTGLYIRGGRANETGYVVDGVNAKDPLAGTGFGLDLGSNSLGEVEVNTTGSDASVGGSTSGVIQVRTREGSDEFEVGIAVQRDNAGFNDDWASTFNEENYELSVAGPIVPDRLRFFVSGQSNFQDGFQGFVPDQLESSVVQSDFWAPRRSNRWNGLGKLVFLPRSGMKLVGSYQRSLGINQDTRSLQVTGNDAVVAPGFQYAFAQQPDLANTYTQNSNLSYLLWTHANTPQSIYEIQVSRLFTQLRADANGRDWRPENVDTELDPSSIPGYPGTIFGNPDLGSLPSDTTLFVLPGPGFFNNGGVATDWHDHFAEQITARGEYTRFSKDTNYEFTAGLEASFNDYQWIDIVRPWVGAPITLPDGTVSQSNRLGQSADIWRVKPRKGAFYTSHRIRYNGLIATLGARVETWAAGEYVDNLVESEAFTIPAPLREAYLDETTSALGLRWKGRFLPKLSVSFPVRENQVLFFSYGHSMQQAHPTFVYANLDPFYQDRSFFSDLGNPNLNPEVDVAYELGIRNQITQNDALSVTAFWRDKYDFITVARATIIDPTGRETNRALRVNGDFARVRGIEASYIKRIGSWFQGQLNASYSRATGLSSTNNDALDDLIRTGNVDNTFETPLAWDRPLDIKGSLTLSHDEDRPWLGIPGLNRAKLFLQSTFRSGQRYTPVEFIGNERNPFTGERDWRPIYETVDDPALRFSESGKPWWWFDLRAERRFAVAGSDVVFTLEVENLFNQKNGVIINPVTGRAYPEVDETTDFTALRGNPDYDVTGTVRDPRYEDPDTSGLPPLNPARYLAPRHVVFGLSYKF
- a CDS encoding PorV/PorQ family protein, with translation MTRFSPSLSRPLALLAALLLVASGASAQLLPSYGSDRAGTSGFQFLEVTVDPRGAALGGTAVATADDASALFWNPALSARGADTQLALARLNYYADVSMSYAALTQKVGAFTVGAHVQALDSGDMTVTDEFSGPSGTGETFSYVGIVGGLTVSQALTDLFSYGVTAKVVRESAADVAMTAGLVDLGVAYKVGDTGANIGIAIRNFGLNGVASGDLPRTTVEGDPVIEDEFEDLVPPTTFLLGLSYDVMRTADHALTVSGQLTNPNDNAEQFNLGAEYVFGGLLALRTGYAFGADEANLPSFGFGINVPGLGDREVHADYGYTQLDRLGSTHRIGVTASF